The Blastocatellia bacterium region GGCGCGGGCATTGTCGCCGACTCCATCCCGGAAAAGGAATATCACGAGACGGTGAATAAAGCTCGCTCGATCCTTCGCGCCATCGAGATGGCAATGACTGATCTGTGAGGGAGCTATGCCAAGGACCTTGCGACTCAGTCTCCGATGCATTCGCCATCCCGATCATGTGGGGCCCGGTGATTTCTCGCGGCTATTGCGGGCGACGCGCACCGGTATCGTTGGCCTGGGCCTGGCGCTGGCGCTGGCGAGTCCGGCTCTGGGTCAGGCCCAGCGGGCGACGGGCGAGGCCCCTCCCCCACCCACGACGTTTAACGTTGAGGAGCTGAAGGACCTGCAAGCGGTGATCGAAACCGACCTGGGAACGATTGTCATCGAGTTCTTCGCTCAGGCAGCGCCCCGTCATGTCGCCTATTTCGTCAGCCTCGCCCGCCAGGGATTTTACAACGGGACGACCTTCCATCGGATTCTCCCCAAGAGTTTGATTCAGGGCGGCGATCCGCTCAGCCGCAACCCGCGCACTCCCCGTGAGGCCCTCGGTCGAGGCGGACTCGATAAGCTCCCGCCGGAATTCAACGATCATCCCTTCACGCGAGGCGTCGTCGGCGCCGTCCTCCGACCGAATCAGCCCAACAGCGCCGGCACTCAGTTCTTCATCTGCGTCACCGATCAAGGACAACTGGATCGGCGATTCACTGCTTTTGGTCGGGTCGTCGAGGGAATGGATGTGGTGGAGAAAATCTCCGAAACGCCCACCGATGCCGAGGGACTGGCTCAGAAGCGCATCGTGATGAAGACGGTGACGATTCGTCCCTCGCCTCTCGCGCAGGTGGACGAGCTGAAGAAATATCGCGTCGTGCTGGAGAGCGAACTGGGAGCCATCACGCTCGAATTTCTTCCCGAGATCGCTCCTCGACACGTGCGCCATTTCATCAGCCTGGCCGGAAGCGGCTTTTATGACGGGACGACATTCCATCGCATCTATCCCGGCTACATGCTCATGGGAGGCGATCCGCTCACCCGCAGCGACGACCGCAGCCTCTGGGGGCGAGGGTGGTCCGGCGACTTCCTTCCCGCC contains the following coding sequences:
- a CDS encoding peptidylprolyl isomerase, coding for MPRTLRLSLRCIRHPDHVGPGDFSRLLRATRTGIVGLGLALALASPALGQAQRATGEAPPPPTTFNVEELKDLQAVIETDLGTIVIEFFAQAAPRHVAYFVSLARQGFYNGTTFHRILPKSLIQGGDPLSRNPRTPREALGRGGLDKLPPEFNDHPFTRGVVGAVLRPNQPNSAGTQFFICVTDQGQLDRRFTAFGRVVEGMDVVEKISETPTDAEGLAQKRIVMKTVTIRPSPLAQVDELKKYRVVLESELGAITLEFLPEIAPRHVRHFISLAGSGFYDGTTFHRIYPGYMLMGGDPLTRSDDRSLWGRGWSGDFLPA